The following coding sequences lie in one Anguilla rostrata isolate EN2019 chromosome 8, ASM1855537v3, whole genome shotgun sequence genomic window:
- the txnl4a gene encoding thioredoxin-like protein 4A codes for MSYMLPHLHNGWQVDQAILSEEDRVLVIRFGHDWDPTCMKMDEVLYSIAEKVKNFAVIYLVDITEVPDFNKMYELYDPCTVMFFFRNKHIMIDLGTGNNNKINWTMEDKQEMIDIVETVYRGARKGRGLVVSPKDYSTKYRY; via the exons atgtcataCATGCTCCCACATCTCCACAATGGATGGCAAGTGGATCAAGCCATCCTCTCTGAGGAAGATCGTGTTCTAGTCATTCGTTTCGGCCATGACTGGGACCCGACTTGCATGAAAATGGATGAAGTGTTGTACAGCATCGCTGAGAAG gtGAAAAACTTTGCTGTCATTTATCTGGTGGACATCACAGAGGTGCCAGATTTCAACAAGATGTATGAGCTGTACGACCCTTGCACAGTCATGTTCTTTTTCAG GAACAAACACATCATGATTGACTTGGGCACGGGTAATAACAACAAGATAAACTGGACAATGGAGGATAAGCAGGAGATGATTGATATTGTGGAGACGGTATACAGGGGTGCACGAAAAGGAAGAGGTCTGGTTGTCTCTCCAAAAGACTACTCAACCAAATACAGATATTAA